In Holophagales bacterium, one DNA window encodes the following:
- a CDS encoding protein-L-isoaspartate(D-aspartate) O-methyltransferase translates to MAALRERMVDTQIVTRGVRQPAVLQAMKAVPRHLFVPEPFRAQSYEDYPLPIGAQQTISQPYIVALMTELLDLTGDERVLEIGTGSGYQAAVLSRVAGEVYTIEILEPLGRQAQRILGELGYKNVHTRIGDGYQGWPEAAPFDAIVVTAAPERIPQPLLDQLKVGGRMVIPVGAFFQDLLVLTKTPNGVDKKNIIPVRFVPMTGEAQKKPK, encoded by the coding sequence ATGGCCGCTTTGCGCGAACGCATGGTCGACACGCAGATCGTCACCCGCGGGGTCCGCCAGCCGGCGGTGCTCCAGGCGATGAAGGCGGTGCCGCGCCACCTCTTCGTCCCCGAGCCATTCCGCGCCCAGTCCTACGAGGACTACCCGCTGCCGATCGGCGCGCAGCAAACGATCTCGCAGCCTTACATCGTCGCGCTGATGACCGAGCTGCTCGACCTGACCGGCGACGAGCGGGTGCTCGAGATCGGCACCGGCTCGGGCTATCAGGCCGCCGTGCTCTCGCGTGTCGCCGGCGAGGTCTACACCATCGAGATCCTCGAGCCGCTCGGCAGGCAGGCGCAGCGGATCCTCGGCGAGCTCGGCTACAAGAACGTCCACACGCGCATCGGCGACGGCTATCAGGGCTGGCCGGAGGCCGCGCCTTTCGACGCGATCGTCGTCACCGCCGCCCCCGAGCGGATTCCGCAGCCGCTGCTCGATCAGCTCAAGGTCGGCGGAAGGATGGTCATCCCCGTCGGTGCCTTCTTCCAGGATCTCCTGGTGCTCACCAAGACGCCGAACGGCGTCGACAAGAAGAACATCATCCCGGTGCGCTTCGTGCCGATGACCGGCGAAGCGCAGAAGAAGCCGAAGTAG
- a CDS encoding aminotransferase class III-fold pyridoxal phosphate-dependent enzyme — MPTDLSGTDESFDWASYLDRYPDLRLAGIEDEAAATRHWLAYGRAEGRDGRPRPRAPSHSLACPSEASLYLRATGDLVCWDDAGNATVLQRFDATRDYAHEVWLGEPYEAVRRRLRDGRLPFPEVCARCLALRARPTFGSDAVARRRIEVFQLEPSYHCSLDCPGCVPLAVRRHAPPQHLEAGRLDKILSDLERAGITVGAFDFQGHGEPLLHPDVWGLARLVRSRFPASYLSMTTNAHGVVDPSRLAGSFDEIVCAIDGTVPETYLRYRIGGRFELAWRFLVDLAKARRATGSTPRVVWKYVLFAHNSSLAELEEARRRAVELGLDELRFVFTRNGPPAHSVSTIEGWLGDDDGPRISLQRHEPSPLELASRLAEAERRLDQETEACGEGAWELALSVGRNLERFFPDGEALPPSFAEVEKALRLTLGRLVEAESLRLPETLERFLPVSDDEGESRHRPSTVDAARTVDLIRESRRLLAYAPLVTGLRPVYAGADELYPQFVESAVGCELVDTTGRTLIDWMSGYGSVVLGYRDPEVEAAVVDQMRCGPVVPFGHPLEIEVARRLVEAIPCAESVGFGKNGSDAVTAAVRLARLATGREMVLYHGYHGFHDWFAAGNPAVGGDSGRTARAGGAVRLGRSRGARETPGATSRKGRGGLSRAGQAADAAVRLARRGEIGMRRPTPLSQYLCGLQVDGLGPRKEVGREEE; from the coding sequence GTGCCGACGGATCTGTCAGGGACCGACGAGAGCTTCGACTGGGCGAGTTATCTCGACCGCTATCCGGACTTGCGGTTGGCGGGAATCGAGGACGAGGCGGCGGCGACTCGGCATTGGCTGGCGTACGGGCGGGCCGAGGGGCGGGACGGAAGGCCGCGGCCGCGGGCGCCATCGCATTCGCTCGCCTGCCCCTCGGAGGCCTCGCTCTATCTGCGCGCCACCGGTGATCTCGTCTGCTGGGACGATGCCGGGAATGCCACCGTGCTGCAACGGTTCGACGCCACGCGGGACTATGCCCACGAGGTCTGGCTCGGCGAGCCGTACGAGGCCGTCCGCCGCCGCTTGCGGGACGGCAGGTTGCCGTTCCCGGAGGTCTGTGCGCGCTGTCTGGCTCTGCGAGCGCGCCCGACCTTCGGCAGCGACGCTGTCGCGCGCCGGCGCATCGAGGTCTTCCAGCTCGAGCCCTCTTACCACTGTTCCCTCGACTGCCCCGGATGCGTGCCGCTCGCCGTGCGCCGCCACGCTCCGCCCCAGCACCTCGAGGCGGGAAGGCTCGACAAGATTCTGTCCGACCTCGAACGGGCAGGAATCACCGTCGGTGCGTTCGATTTTCAGGGGCACGGCGAGCCGCTGCTGCATCCCGACGTCTGGGGCCTTGCGCGTCTGGTGCGAAGCCGCTTCCCGGCCTCGTACCTGTCGATGACGACAAACGCGCACGGGGTCGTCGATCCGTCGCGACTGGCGGGCAGCTTCGACGAAATCGTCTGCGCCATCGACGGCACCGTCCCCGAGACGTACCTGCGGTATCGGATCGGCGGCCGATTCGAGCTCGCCTGGCGCTTTCTCGTCGATCTCGCGAAGGCACGCCGCGCCACCGGGAGCACACCGCGGGTCGTCTGGAAATACGTGCTCTTTGCCCACAACTCCTCGCTCGCCGAGCTGGAAGAGGCTCGCCGGCGGGCCGTCGAGCTCGGGCTCGACGAGCTTCGTTTCGTCTTCACTCGCAACGGGCCGCCGGCCCACTCGGTGTCCACCATCGAGGGGTGGCTCGGGGACGACGACGGCCCGCGCATCTCACTGCAGCGCCACGAGCCTTCGCCGCTCGAGCTGGCGAGCCGGCTCGCCGAGGCCGAGCGTCGCCTCGACCAGGAGACCGAGGCCTGCGGCGAAGGAGCGTGGGAGCTCGCGCTCTCCGTGGGCCGGAATCTCGAGCGCTTCTTCCCCGATGGAGAGGCGCTTCCGCCCTCGTTCGCCGAAGTCGAAAAGGCTCTGCGCCTCACCCTGGGAAGGCTCGTGGAGGCAGAGAGCCTTCGGCTGCCGGAGACGTTGGAGAGATTCCTTCCGGTTTCGGACGACGAAGGCGAGAGCCGACATCGGCCGTCGACGGTCGATGCCGCCCGCACCGTGGATCTCATCCGCGAGTCGCGGCGACTGCTCGCCTACGCCCCGCTGGTCACCGGCCTGCGACCGGTCTATGCCGGTGCGGACGAGCTCTACCCTCAGTTCGTGGAGTCGGCGGTGGGCTGTGAGCTCGTCGACACCACGGGGCGCACACTGATCGACTGGATGAGCGGCTACGGCTCGGTGGTGCTCGGCTATCGCGACCCGGAGGTCGAGGCGGCGGTCGTCGACCAGATGCGCTGCGGACCGGTGGTCCCGTTCGGTCATCCGCTCGAGATCGAAGTCGCGCGGCGACTGGTCGAGGCGATTCCTTGCGCGGAGTCCGTCGGCTTCGGCAAGAACGGCTCGGATGCGGTGACGGCAGCGGTGCGCCTCGCGCGCCTCGCGACCGGTCGCGAGATGGTGCTCTACCACGGCTACCACGGCTTTCACGACTGGTTCGCCGCCGGGAATCCGGCGGTGGGGGGGGATTCCGGCCGGACTGCGCGAGCTGGTGGCGCCGTTCGCCTGGGGAGATCTCGAGGCGCTCGAGAGACTCCTGGCGCGACATCGCGGAAGGGTCGCGGCGGTCTGTCTCGAGCCGGCCAAGCAGCAGATGCCGCCGTCCGGTTGGCTCGCAGGGGTGAGATTGGAATGAGAAGGCCA
- a CDS encoding SpoIIE family protein phosphatase, translated as MTLPSAPAIRAWRELAALAAGDGAERSLVERLLDTWRADTATPALGLYLPTEQGWRLEASAGAGGLAERLAQPLPANQPSLRLGEALIAWPAAVANDVAPPESPLAELLAVAVRGLSLRRQLKERGFEANYRGVELEALYDVGLAIASTLDLDRLCEEILMRAVSLLDARRGALYLLDGRMLRLNRAFGGGALPVVDTADNGGSHLLQAGDSAAVTALVPGATFVLGVPVAIDAVPRGLLVVADKEDRRGVGPFRESDRRTLGLLANQAAIALENANLHRQALEKERLEREIELASEIQRSILPKGVPDVPGYALAGWNRPARHIGGDYFDFFRLRSGRLAVTVGDVSGKGVPAALLVSTLHSALHLLTDRAELGPELFVRLNEHVLASSAPNKFITLLVVDLDPTSGELTYLNAGHNPGLLVRANGEVVQMRTGGLPIGLLRDVSYRTEDLRLDPGDLFCLYSDGITEATSADDEEFGLERLADLLVARRGEPLEAIVREIDRLATDFVDGAPQGDDQTVVLLRRDP; from the coding sequence ATGACCCTCCCCTCAGCACCCGCGATCCGCGCCTGGCGCGAGCTCGCGGCGCTCGCGGCGGGCGACGGCGCCGAGCGGTCGCTCGTCGAGCGGCTGCTCGACACTTGGCGCGCCGACACCGCGACGCCCGCCCTCGGTCTCTATCTGCCGACCGAGCAAGGCTGGCGACTCGAGGCCTCCGCCGGTGCCGGCGGTCTTGCCGAACGGCTCGCCCAGCCGCTTCCGGCAAACCAGCCGTCGCTGCGCCTCGGCGAGGCGCTCATCGCCTGGCCCGCCGCCGTGGCCAACGACGTCGCCCCCCCGGAATCCCCGCTCGCCGAGTTGCTCGCCGTCGCCGTGCGCGGGCTCAGCCTGCGGCGCCAGCTCAAGGAGCGCGGGTTCGAGGCGAACTACCGCGGTGTCGAGCTCGAGGCGCTCTACGACGTCGGGTTGGCCATCGCCTCGACGCTCGACCTCGACCGGCTCTGCGAAGAGATCCTGATGCGTGCCGTCTCGCTGCTCGACGCCCGGCGCGGCGCCCTCTACCTGCTCGACGGCCGGATGCTCCGCTTGAACCGCGCTTTCGGCGGGGGCGCCCTGCCGGTGGTCGACACGGCCGACAACGGCGGCAGCCACCTTCTGCAGGCGGGCGACAGTGCCGCCGTCACCGCGCTGGTGCCGGGCGCGACCTTCGTCCTCGGCGTGCCGGTGGCGATCGACGCCGTGCCGCGCGGTCTCCTGGTCGTCGCCGACAAGGAGGACCGGCGCGGCGTCGGCCCGTTCCGCGAGAGCGACCGCCGCACGCTCGGCCTGCTCGCCAACCAGGCGGCCATCGCCCTGGAAAACGCCAACCTCCACCGCCAGGCGCTCGAGAAGGAGCGGCTCGAACGGGAGATCGAGCTCGCCTCGGAGATCCAGCGCAGCATCTTGCCCAAGGGCGTCCCGGACGTCCCGGGTTACGCGCTCGCCGGCTGGAACCGCCCGGCGCGGCACATCGGCGGCGACTACTTCGACTTCTTCCGACTGCGCTCCGGCCGCCTCGCGGTGACCGTCGGCGACGTCTCCGGCAAGGGTGTGCCGGCGGCCCTCCTGGTGTCGACGCTGCACTCGGCGCTCCACCTGCTCACCGACCGCGCCGAGCTCGGGCCCGAGCTCTTCGTCCGGCTCAACGAGCACGTGCTGGCCTCGAGCGCGCCGAACAAGTTCATCACGCTGCTCGTCGTCGACCTCGACCCGACGAGCGGCGAGCTCACCTACCTCAATGCCGGACACAACCCGGGACTGCTGGTGCGAGCCAACGGCGAGGTCGTCCAGATGCGCACCGGCGGACTGCCGATCGGCCTGCTGCGCGACGTCTCCTATCGCACCGAGGACCTTCGTCTCGATCCAGGCGACCTCTTCTGCCTCTACAGCGACGGCATCACCGAGGCGACGTCGGCCGACGACGAGGAGTTCGGTCTCGAACGACTGGCCGACCTGCTGGTGGCTCGCCGCGGCGAGCCGCTCGAGGCGATCGTGCGGGAGATCGACCGCCTGGCAACCGACTTCGTCGACGGCGCTCCCCAAGGCGACGACCAGACCGTGGTGCTGTTGCGGCGCGATCCCTGA
- a CDS encoding sigma 54-interacting transcriptional regulator has product MPPVHAPSFAEKRRILQLETLYDLALALHAERGERELVDELLQRVCTVLDPAAAVAVTQEADGSGTAALVGWIDEPPSAERLLAEPLWRDLLAEGGALERHVGSFAGRRFTDLLATPLAYRGTFLGYLALLDKEERGAAGSAFSAEDRRFLESVASLAGVALDGARRLELLSGERERLAEENKALRGRLVDEVSGQRIVAHAPPMRRVIELVERVAPRGVNVLVRGESGTGKELIAKLLHVGSRRSGPLVALNCGALPESLLESELFGIEGGVATGVQARRGKLELASGGTLFLDEIGDMAPALQVKLLRAIQEREVVRVGSEKTVAVDVRVVAATHRDLEAMILAGTFREDLYYRLRGVEIVLPPLRERREDIPHLVRHFTESFCAREGIPSPAWQPEALAFLLGHDFPGNVRELQNLVEGAITLSDRRIDREIVRSLLGAGGTPAEATDTLDLSALEQRHIARVVRLAGGNKSAAAKLLGLSRRTLLRKGF; this is encoded by the coding sequence ATGCCCCCGGTTCACGCGCCCTCCTTCGCCGAGAAGCGGCGGATTCTGCAGCTCGAGACGCTGTATGACCTGGCGCTCGCGTTGCACGCCGAGCGCGGGGAGCGCGAGCTGGTCGACGAGCTGCTGCAGCGGGTGTGCACGGTGCTCGATCCGGCGGCGGCGGTCGCGGTGACGCAGGAGGCCGACGGCTCGGGGACCGCCGCGTTGGTCGGGTGGATCGACGAGCCGCCCTCGGCCGAGCGCCTGCTCGCCGAGCCCCTCTGGCGCGACCTGCTCGCCGAGGGCGGGGCGCTCGAGCGCCATGTCGGGAGCTTCGCCGGACGGCGCTTCACCGACCTGCTGGCCACGCCGCTCGCCTACCGCGGCACTTTCCTCGGCTACCTCGCGCTGCTCGACAAGGAAGAGCGCGGCGCCGCGGGGAGCGCCTTTTCGGCCGAAGATCGTCGCTTTCTCGAATCGGTCGCCTCGCTGGCTGGCGTGGCCCTCGACGGCGCCCGGCGGCTCGAGCTGCTGTCGGGCGAACGCGAACGGCTCGCCGAGGAGAACAAGGCGCTGCGCGGGCGGCTGGTCGACGAGGTCTCGGGTCAGCGCATCGTCGCGCACGCGCCGCCGATGCGGCGCGTCATCGAGCTCGTCGAGCGCGTCGCGCCGCGCGGTGTGAACGTCCTGGTCCGGGGCGAGAGCGGCACCGGCAAGGAGCTCATCGCCAAGCTCCTGCACGTCGGTTCGCGCCGCAGCGGGCCGCTCGTCGCGCTCAACTGCGGCGCGTTGCCGGAGTCACTGCTCGAAAGCGAGCTCTTCGGCATCGAGGGCGGTGTGGCGACCGGCGTCCAGGCCCGGCGCGGCAAGCTCGAGCTGGCCTCCGGCGGCACGCTCTTCCTCGACGAGATCGGCGACATGGCGCCGGCACTGCAGGTCAAGCTGCTGCGCGCCATCCAGGAGCGCGAGGTGGTGCGGGTCGGCAGCGAGAAGACCGTCGCGGTGGACGTGCGCGTCGTCGCCGCGACGCATCGCGATCTCGAGGCGATGATCCTCGCCGGGACGTTCCGCGAAGACCTGTACTACCGCCTCCGCGGCGTGGAGATCGTCCTGCCGCCGCTGCGCGAGCGCCGCGAGGACATCCCGCATCTGGTGCGCCACTTCACCGAGTCGTTCTGCGCTCGAGAAGGGATCCCGTCGCCCGCCTGGCAGCCCGAGGCGCTCGCTTTCCTGCTCGGACACGACTTCCCGGGCAACGTCCGCGAATTGCAGAACCTGGTCGAAGGCGCCATCACCCTCTCCGACCGGCGGATCGACCGCGAGATCGTCCGCTCGTTGCTCGGGGCCGGCGGCACACCGGCCGAGGCGACCGACACGCTCGACCTCTCGGCTCTCGAGCAACGCCACATCGCGCGCGTCGTCCGCCTGGCCGGAGGAAACAAGAGCGCAGCCGCCAAGCTGCTGGGCCTCAGCCGTCGCACCCTGCTGCGCAAGGGCTTCTAG
- a CDS encoding STAS domain-containing protein, which produces MTEGLKLTVDRREGLAVIYTDGYINNQGGEEIARTAYDLIDQGHRHLLLNLTGTKIINSIGISILIEIIERMIEIEGRLAFCSLTPTIEKTFHIMGLAQYAGIFPDEPAAVLALTGTA; this is translated from the coding sequence ATGACCGAAGGACTCAAGCTGACCGTCGACCGCCGCGAAGGCCTCGCGGTCATCTACACCGACGGCTACATCAACAATCAGGGCGGCGAAGAGATCGCCCGGACGGCCTACGACCTCATCGACCAGGGTCATCGGCACCTCCTGCTCAACCTGACGGGAACCAAGATCATCAATTCCATCGGCATCTCCATCCTCATCGAGATCATCGAGCGGATGATCGAGATCGAGGGGCGGCTCGCCTTCTGCTCGCTGACTCCGACGATCGAGAAGACCTTCCACATCATGGGGCTCGCCCAGTACGCCGGGATCTTCCCGGACGAGCCCGCCGCGGTCCTCGCCCTCACGGGCACGGCATGA
- a CDS encoding ATP-binding protein, with amino-acid sequence MAEQAPLREIRLVLPMAPDMEVVASQAATAVAEFVRMSADKIDEVRMAVVEACINAFEHSHAPDHTLEITFTVLGAPDPESLRITVHDRGVGFAPESLEEPKIETKIKSERKRGWGIKIIRGLMDEVSIQSGAQGTTVVMCKSR; translated from the coding sequence ATGGCTGAGCAGGCCCCGCTGCGGGAGATCCGCCTGGTGCTGCCGATGGCACCGGACATGGAAGTGGTCGCCAGTCAGGCGGCCACCGCGGTGGCCGAGTTCGTCCGCATGAGTGCGGATAAGATCGACGAAGTCCGGATGGCGGTGGTCGAGGCCTGCATCAATGCTTTCGAGCACAGCCACGCTCCGGATCACACGCTGGAGATCACCTTCACGGTTCTCGGCGCGCCCGACCCCGAGTCGCTCCGCATCACGGTCCACGACCGCGGTGTCGGCTTCGCGCCGGAGAGCCTCGAAGAGCCGAAGATCGAGACCAAGATCAAGTCGGAGCGGAAACGCGGCTGGGGCATTAAGATCATCCGCGGCCTCATGGACGAGGTGAGCATTCAGTCGGGCGCGCAGGGCACGACGGTCGTGATGTGCAAGTCGCGATGA